Proteins from one Ranitomeya variabilis isolate aRanVar5 chromosome 1, aRanVar5.hap1, whole genome shotgun sequence genomic window:
- the LRRC71 gene encoding leucine-rich repeat-containing protein 71 isoform X3 produces the protein MGKKVEKRDKTGRETTEEEARGAGNPEKPLPSADDYQCTGLLEQDFTQLCSRLGFMEIPRVVPRPRPPGTPASDRNVFADESDSWDKDSLSGSAPRDCYSYFRPSIRVELEGEDARSIREVCIKGWKIDEKMMGVFAKCLPALTNLQKINLWNVGLTDATFSSLVTILQSCPGVKLVQISLRNNQISDVGAQLIGRALQGLKVANKNLAALVLSYNHITDMGAGYIAKALRFNRSLLSLNLSSNLIGDQGALALAEVLGRFALTNPEIVERRRLFLEKDAHDQPRSPTISRHADAKSERPLSHHSGSAVEKAEKSMGQKTKTSVTKKKEKEKDPQKKEEKTNVSQATTGTSAVGTQSGAAKKEDAKAAKKQMFKAEEKNTRGKAVKSATKRAPQPEHEQTEASDVTLPLLEAAEFRDGNVYLPGNKVLMNLNLSRNRVTEKGLHGFLTVMKAQVQEAKASSSARTHTGLLRLSLGKNRFPAESPTFAQIQEIMFLRDPIHKSSRSSEDEQVM, from the exons ATGGGGAAGAAGGTTGAAAAGAGGGATAAGACCGGGAGAGAGACCACCGAGGAGGAGGCGAGGGGCGCAG GTAATCCGGAGAAGCCGTTGCCCTCCGCCG ATGACTACCAGTGCACCGGCCTCCTGGAGCAGGACTTCACTCAGCTGTGCTCCCGCCTGGGCTTCATGGAGATCCCTAGAGTGGTCCCCCGACCTCGGCCCCCGGGCACCCCGGCCTCTGACAGGAACGTTTTTG CAGATGAATCCGACTCCTGGGACAAGGACAGCCTGAGCGGCTCGGCCCCCCGAGACTGCTATTCCTACTTCAGGCCAAGCATTCGGGTGGAGCTGGAGGGAGAGGACGCGCGATCTATTCGGGAGGTCTGCATCAAGG GCTGGAAGATCGACGAGAAGATGATGGGAGTCTTTGCCAAATGTCTACCAGCTCTGACCAACCTCCAGAAGATCAA CCTGTGGAACGTCGGCCTGACGGACGCAACCTTCTCCTCCCTGGtgaccattctgcagagctgtccaggCGTCAA GTTGGTCCAGATATCCCTCAGAAATAACCAAATCAGTGACGTCGGGGCCCAACTCATCGGCCGAGCCCTGCAGGGCCTGAAAGTGGCTAACAAGAACCTGGCTGCCCTCGTCCTCAGCTACAATCACATCACGGACATGGGGGCAGGCTATATCGCCAAA GCCTTAAGGTTCAACCGGTCACTGCTGTCCCTCAACCTGTCCAGTAACTTGATCGGAGACCAGGGGGCCCTAGCGTTGGCTGAG GTTCTGGGACGCTTTGCGTTAACTAATCCAGAAATTGTGGAGAGGAGACGACTGTTCCTGGAGAAGGATGCTCATGACCAGCCCAGATCA ccaaCCATATCACGGCACGCTGATGCCAAGAGTGAGCGACCGCTCAGCCACCACAGTGGCTCCGCAGTGGAGAAAGCCGAGAAATCGATGGGGCAGAAGACTAAAACGAGCGTCACAAAGAAGAAAGAGAAGGAAAAG GATCCCCAAAAGAAAGAAGAGAAAACTAATGTCAGCCAGGCGACAACTGGGACCTCTGCTGTGGGAACACAGTCTGGAGCCGCTAAGAAGGAGGACGCTAAAGCAGCCAAAAAAC AAATGTTCAAAGCTGAGGAGAAGAACACAAGAGGAAAAGCGGTGAAGTCTGCTACCAAGAGAGCGCCACAACCCGAGCACGAG CAGACAGAGGCCTCTGATGTCACTCTCCCTTTGCTGGAAGCAGCTGAATTTCGTGACGGGAATGTTTATCTGCCAGGAAATAAAGTTCTGATGAACCTGAACCTTTCCC GTAACAGGGTCACCGAGAAGGGTCTGCATGGCTTCCTAACAGTAATGAAAGCTCAAGTACAGGAGGCTAAAGCATCGTCTAGTGCCAGGACTCACACAGGACTACTTCGGCTGTCCCTGGGG AAGAACAGGTTTCCAGCAGAAAGTCCGACCTTTGCCCAGATCCAGGAGATTATGTTCTTGCGGGACCCCATCCACAAATCCTCCAGGTCCTCTGAAGACGAGCAGGTCATGTGA
- the LRRC71 gene encoding leucine-rich repeat-containing protein 71 isoform X1 codes for MGKKVEKRDKTGRETTEEEARGAGNPEKPLPSADDYQCTGLLEQDFTQLCSRLGFMEIPRVVPRPRPPGTPASDRNVFADESDSWDKDSLSGSAPRDCYSYFRPSIRVELEGEDARSIREVCIKGWKIDEKMMGVFAKCLPALTNLQKINLWNVGLTDATFSSLVTILQSCPGVKVLSLEGNPLPDQSYHRLISEDLGLVQISLRNNQISDVGAQLIGRALQGLKVANKNLAALVLSYNHITDMGAGYIAKALRFNRSLLSLNLSSNLIGDQGALALAEVLGRFALTNPEIVERRRLFLEKDAHDQPRSPTISRHADAKSERPLSHHSGSAVEKAEKSMGQKTKTSVTKKKEKEKDPQKKEEKTNVSQATTGTSAVGTQSGAAKKEDAKAAKKQMFKAEEKNTRGKAVKSATKRAPQPEHEQTEASDVTLPLLEAAEFRDGNVYLPGNKVLMNLNLSRNRVTEKGLHGFLTVMKAQVQEAKASSSARTHTGLLRLSLGKNRFPAESPTFAQIQEIMFLRDPIHKSSRSSEDEQVM; via the exons ATGGGGAAGAAGGTTGAAAAGAGGGATAAGACCGGGAGAGAGACCACCGAGGAGGAGGCGAGGGGCGCAG GTAATCCGGAGAAGCCGTTGCCCTCCGCCG ATGACTACCAGTGCACCGGCCTCCTGGAGCAGGACTTCACTCAGCTGTGCTCCCGCCTGGGCTTCATGGAGATCCCTAGAGTGGTCCCCCGACCTCGGCCCCCGGGCACCCCGGCCTCTGACAGGAACGTTTTTG CAGATGAATCCGACTCCTGGGACAAGGACAGCCTGAGCGGCTCGGCCCCCCGAGACTGCTATTCCTACTTCAGGCCAAGCATTCGGGTGGAGCTGGAGGGAGAGGACGCGCGATCTATTCGGGAGGTCTGCATCAAGG GCTGGAAGATCGACGAGAAGATGATGGGAGTCTTTGCCAAATGTCTACCAGCTCTGACCAACCTCCAGAAGATCAA CCTGTGGAACGTCGGCCTGACGGACGCAACCTTCTCCTCCCTGGtgaccattctgcagagctgtccaggCGTCAA GGTTCTGTCACTAGAAGGAAACCCCTTGCCCGACCAGTCGTATCACAGGTTAATCTCTGAGGATTTGGG GTTGGTCCAGATATCCCTCAGAAATAACCAAATCAGTGACGTCGGGGCCCAACTCATCGGCCGAGCCCTGCAGGGCCTGAAAGTGGCTAACAAGAACCTGGCTGCCCTCGTCCTCAGCTACAATCACATCACGGACATGGGGGCAGGCTATATCGCCAAA GCCTTAAGGTTCAACCGGTCACTGCTGTCCCTCAACCTGTCCAGTAACTTGATCGGAGACCAGGGGGCCCTAGCGTTGGCTGAG GTTCTGGGACGCTTTGCGTTAACTAATCCAGAAATTGTGGAGAGGAGACGACTGTTCCTGGAGAAGGATGCTCATGACCAGCCCAGATCA ccaaCCATATCACGGCACGCTGATGCCAAGAGTGAGCGACCGCTCAGCCACCACAGTGGCTCCGCAGTGGAGAAAGCCGAGAAATCGATGGGGCAGAAGACTAAAACGAGCGTCACAAAGAAGAAAGAGAAGGAAAAG GATCCCCAAAAGAAAGAAGAGAAAACTAATGTCAGCCAGGCGACAACTGGGACCTCTGCTGTGGGAACACAGTCTGGAGCCGCTAAGAAGGAGGACGCTAAAGCAGCCAAAAAAC AAATGTTCAAAGCTGAGGAGAAGAACACAAGAGGAAAAGCGGTGAAGTCTGCTACCAAGAGAGCGCCACAACCCGAGCACGAG CAGACAGAGGCCTCTGATGTCACTCTCCCTTTGCTGGAAGCAGCTGAATTTCGTGACGGGAATGTTTATCTGCCAGGAAATAAAGTTCTGATGAACCTGAACCTTTCCC GTAACAGGGTCACCGAGAAGGGTCTGCATGGCTTCCTAACAGTAATGAAAGCTCAAGTACAGGAGGCTAAAGCATCGTCTAGTGCCAGGACTCACACAGGACTACTTCGGCTGTCCCTGGGG AAGAACAGGTTTCCAGCAGAAAGTCCGACCTTTGCCCAGATCCAGGAGATTATGTTCTTGCGGGACCCCATCCACAAATCCTCCAGGTCCTCTGAAGACGAGCAGGTCATGTGA
- the LRRC71 gene encoding leucine-rich repeat-containing protein 71 isoform X2 yields MGKKVEKRDKTGRETTEEEARGAGNPEKPLPSADDYQCTGLLEQDFTQLCSRLGFMEIPRVVPRPRPPGTPASDRNVFDESDSWDKDSLSGSAPRDCYSYFRPSIRVELEGEDARSIREVCIKGWKIDEKMMGVFAKCLPALTNLQKINLWNVGLTDATFSSLVTILQSCPGVKVLSLEGNPLPDQSYHRLISEDLGLVQISLRNNQISDVGAQLIGRALQGLKVANKNLAALVLSYNHITDMGAGYIAKALRFNRSLLSLNLSSNLIGDQGALALAEVLGRFALTNPEIVERRRLFLEKDAHDQPRSPTISRHADAKSERPLSHHSGSAVEKAEKSMGQKTKTSVTKKKEKEKDPQKKEEKTNVSQATTGTSAVGTQSGAAKKEDAKAAKKQMFKAEEKNTRGKAVKSATKRAPQPEHEQTEASDVTLPLLEAAEFRDGNVYLPGNKVLMNLNLSRNRVTEKGLHGFLTVMKAQVQEAKASSSARTHTGLLRLSLGKNRFPAESPTFAQIQEIMFLRDPIHKSSRSSEDEQVM; encoded by the exons ATGGGGAAGAAGGTTGAAAAGAGGGATAAGACCGGGAGAGAGACCACCGAGGAGGAGGCGAGGGGCGCAG GTAATCCGGAGAAGCCGTTGCCCTCCGCCG ATGACTACCAGTGCACCGGCCTCCTGGAGCAGGACTTCACTCAGCTGTGCTCCCGCCTGGGCTTCATGGAGATCCCTAGAGTGGTCCCCCGACCTCGGCCCCCGGGCACCCCGGCCTCTGACAGGAACGTTTTTG ATGAATCCGACTCCTGGGACAAGGACAGCCTGAGCGGCTCGGCCCCCCGAGACTGCTATTCCTACTTCAGGCCAAGCATTCGGGTGGAGCTGGAGGGAGAGGACGCGCGATCTATTCGGGAGGTCTGCATCAAGG GCTGGAAGATCGACGAGAAGATGATGGGAGTCTTTGCCAAATGTCTACCAGCTCTGACCAACCTCCAGAAGATCAA CCTGTGGAACGTCGGCCTGACGGACGCAACCTTCTCCTCCCTGGtgaccattctgcagagctgtccaggCGTCAA GGTTCTGTCACTAGAAGGAAACCCCTTGCCCGACCAGTCGTATCACAGGTTAATCTCTGAGGATTTGGG GTTGGTCCAGATATCCCTCAGAAATAACCAAATCAGTGACGTCGGGGCCCAACTCATCGGCCGAGCCCTGCAGGGCCTGAAAGTGGCTAACAAGAACCTGGCTGCCCTCGTCCTCAGCTACAATCACATCACGGACATGGGGGCAGGCTATATCGCCAAA GCCTTAAGGTTCAACCGGTCACTGCTGTCCCTCAACCTGTCCAGTAACTTGATCGGAGACCAGGGGGCCCTAGCGTTGGCTGAG GTTCTGGGACGCTTTGCGTTAACTAATCCAGAAATTGTGGAGAGGAGACGACTGTTCCTGGAGAAGGATGCTCATGACCAGCCCAGATCA ccaaCCATATCACGGCACGCTGATGCCAAGAGTGAGCGACCGCTCAGCCACCACAGTGGCTCCGCAGTGGAGAAAGCCGAGAAATCGATGGGGCAGAAGACTAAAACGAGCGTCACAAAGAAGAAAGAGAAGGAAAAG GATCCCCAAAAGAAAGAAGAGAAAACTAATGTCAGCCAGGCGACAACTGGGACCTCTGCTGTGGGAACACAGTCTGGAGCCGCTAAGAAGGAGGACGCTAAAGCAGCCAAAAAAC AAATGTTCAAAGCTGAGGAGAAGAACACAAGAGGAAAAGCGGTGAAGTCTGCTACCAAGAGAGCGCCACAACCCGAGCACGAG CAGACAGAGGCCTCTGATGTCACTCTCCCTTTGCTGGAAGCAGCTGAATTTCGTGACGGGAATGTTTATCTGCCAGGAAATAAAGTTCTGATGAACCTGAACCTTTCCC GTAACAGGGTCACCGAGAAGGGTCTGCATGGCTTCCTAACAGTAATGAAAGCTCAAGTACAGGAGGCTAAAGCATCGTCTAGTGCCAGGACTCACACAGGACTACTTCGGCTGTCCCTGGGG AAGAACAGGTTTCCAGCAGAAAGTCCGACCTTTGCCCAGATCCAGGAGATTATGTTCTTGCGGGACCCCATCCACAAATCCTCCAGGTCCTCTGAAGACGAGCAGGTCATGTGA
- the LRRC71 gene encoding leucine-rich repeat-containing protein 71 isoform X4, translating to MEIPRVVPRPRPPGTPASDRNVFADESDSWDKDSLSGSAPRDCYSYFRPSIRVELEGEDARSIREVCIKGWKIDEKMMGVFAKCLPALTNLQKINLWNVGLTDATFSSLVTILQSCPGVKVLSLEGNPLPDQSYHRLISEDLGLVQISLRNNQISDVGAQLIGRALQGLKVANKNLAALVLSYNHITDMGAGYIAKALRFNRSLLSLNLSSNLIGDQGALALAEVLGRFALTNPEIVERRRLFLEKDAHDQPRSPTISRHADAKSERPLSHHSGSAVEKAEKSMGQKTKTSVTKKKEKEKDPQKKEEKTNVSQATTGTSAVGTQSGAAKKEDAKAAKKQMFKAEEKNTRGKAVKSATKRAPQPEHEQTEASDVTLPLLEAAEFRDGNVYLPGNKVLMNLNLSRNRVTEKGLHGFLTVMKAQVQEAKASSSARTHTGLLRLSLGKNRFPAESPTFAQIQEIMFLRDPIHKSSRSSEDEQVM from the exons ATGGAGATCCCTAGAGTGGTCCCCCGACCTCGGCCCCCGGGCACCCCGGCCTCTGACAGGAACGTTTTTG CAGATGAATCCGACTCCTGGGACAAGGACAGCCTGAGCGGCTCGGCCCCCCGAGACTGCTATTCCTACTTCAGGCCAAGCATTCGGGTGGAGCTGGAGGGAGAGGACGCGCGATCTATTCGGGAGGTCTGCATCAAGG GCTGGAAGATCGACGAGAAGATGATGGGAGTCTTTGCCAAATGTCTACCAGCTCTGACCAACCTCCAGAAGATCAA CCTGTGGAACGTCGGCCTGACGGACGCAACCTTCTCCTCCCTGGtgaccattctgcagagctgtccaggCGTCAA GGTTCTGTCACTAGAAGGAAACCCCTTGCCCGACCAGTCGTATCACAGGTTAATCTCTGAGGATTTGGG GTTGGTCCAGATATCCCTCAGAAATAACCAAATCAGTGACGTCGGGGCCCAACTCATCGGCCGAGCCCTGCAGGGCCTGAAAGTGGCTAACAAGAACCTGGCTGCCCTCGTCCTCAGCTACAATCACATCACGGACATGGGGGCAGGCTATATCGCCAAA GCCTTAAGGTTCAACCGGTCACTGCTGTCCCTCAACCTGTCCAGTAACTTGATCGGAGACCAGGGGGCCCTAGCGTTGGCTGAG GTTCTGGGACGCTTTGCGTTAACTAATCCAGAAATTGTGGAGAGGAGACGACTGTTCCTGGAGAAGGATGCTCATGACCAGCCCAGATCA ccaaCCATATCACGGCACGCTGATGCCAAGAGTGAGCGACCGCTCAGCCACCACAGTGGCTCCGCAGTGGAGAAAGCCGAGAAATCGATGGGGCAGAAGACTAAAACGAGCGTCACAAAGAAGAAAGAGAAGGAAAAG GATCCCCAAAAGAAAGAAGAGAAAACTAATGTCAGCCAGGCGACAACTGGGACCTCTGCTGTGGGAACACAGTCTGGAGCCGCTAAGAAGGAGGACGCTAAAGCAGCCAAAAAAC AAATGTTCAAAGCTGAGGAGAAGAACACAAGAGGAAAAGCGGTGAAGTCTGCTACCAAGAGAGCGCCACAACCCGAGCACGAG CAGACAGAGGCCTCTGATGTCACTCTCCCTTTGCTGGAAGCAGCTGAATTTCGTGACGGGAATGTTTATCTGCCAGGAAATAAAGTTCTGATGAACCTGAACCTTTCCC GTAACAGGGTCACCGAGAAGGGTCTGCATGGCTTCCTAACAGTAATGAAAGCTCAAGTACAGGAGGCTAAAGCATCGTCTAGTGCCAGGACTCACACAGGACTACTTCGGCTGTCCCTGGGG AAGAACAGGTTTCCAGCAGAAAGTCCGACCTTTGCCCAGATCCAGGAGATTATGTTCTTGCGGGACCCCATCCACAAATCCTCCAGGTCCTCTGAAGACGAGCAGGTCATGTGA